The Crocosphaera subtropica ATCC 51142 genome includes a window with the following:
- a CDS encoding ABA4-like family protein: MVDLSLLFNIANIYALPFWLLMVILPKWGVTEKIMSSYLPFVPLAILYIYLFFGSLDPDSIEAFSNPTLPVLAQLFSKEPVMLTGWIHFIILDLFTGRYVYLQGREKGIFTVHSLILCFLAGPIGLLSHIVTFWIQSKMSNAEEIEASTT, from the coding sequence ATGGTGGATTTAAGTTTATTATTCAACATTGCCAATATTTATGCGTTACCCTTTTGGTTATTAATGGTAATTTTACCAAAATGGGGAGTCACTGAGAAAATCATGTCTTCTTATCTTCCTTTTGTTCCCTTAGCTATCTTATATATCTATCTTTTTTTTGGTAGTCTTGATCCTGACTCGATTGAAGCTTTTTCTAACCCAACTTTACCCGTGTTAGCTCAACTTTTTAGTAAGGAACCTGTTATGTTAACTGGGTGGATACATTTTATTATTCTCGATTTATTTACAGGGAGATATGTTTATTTACAAGGAAGAGAAAAAGGAATTTTTACAGTTCATTCTCTTATCTTATGTTTCTTAGCGGGTCCGATTGGTTTACTCTCTCATATTGTGACTTTTTGGATACAATCAAAAATGTCTAATGCTGAAGAAATCGAAGCAAGCACAACTTAA
- a CDS encoding NfeD family protein produces the protein MSFSYVPMVSPALLWLIAGAILCFFEAIFPVAFVAFMMGISAILVAAIALVISSFPVQVILWLALSTISIVVSRRFVPKKNPLNSLVGDAQEGETLTEITPGKIGRVLYEGNSWQAICADDTISISPHQKVYIVTRKGNTLVVLPEFLPSSIE, from the coding sequence ATGTCATTTAGCTATGTTCCTATGGTAAGTCCAGCCTTACTTTGGTTAATTGCCGGTGCTATTCTCTGCTTTTTTGAAGCCATTTTTCCCGTTGCTTTTGTGGCTTTTATGATGGGAATTAGTGCTATTCTAGTAGCAGCGATCGCCTTAGTGATTTCTTCGTTTCCCGTACAAGTCATATTGTGGTTAGCTTTGTCGACGATTTCAATAGTTGTGTCAAGGCGTTTTGTTCCTAAGAAAAACCCATTAAATTCTCTAGTTGGTGATGCACAAGAAGGGGAAACCTTAACGGAAATTACACCGGGTAAAATAGGAAGGGTCTTATACGAAGGTAATTCTTGGCAAGCCATTTGTGCCGACGATACAATATCAATTTCTCCCCATCAAAAGGTTTATATTGTAACCCGAAAAGGCAATACTTTAGTGGTTTTACCGGAATTTCTACCCAGTTCAATAGAGTAA
- a CDS encoding SPFH domain-containing protein, with amino-acid sequence MGQFFFFVILILGGSTVFGTVKIVNEKNEYLVERLGSYNKKLTPGLNFIVPFIDRVVYKETIREKVIDIPPQSCITKDNVSITVDAVVYWRIMDMEKAYYKVESLQTAMVNLVLTQIRSEIGKLELDQTFTARTEINEILLRELDIATDPWGVKVTRVELRDIMPSKAVQDSMELQMAAERKKRAAILTSEGERDSAINSAQGKAESRILEAEAQKKAEILQAEAERQQQILKAEAIAKAIDILTEKLKTDPNAREALQFLLAQNYLDMGIKIGSSDSSKVMFMDPRNIVSTLEGVRSVVGFQSDEYQQLTQDLEKIDRHSSE; translated from the coding sequence ATGGGTCAGTTTTTCTTTTTTGTTATCCTGATCTTAGGCGGTTCAACGGTTTTTGGAACTGTAAAAATTGTTAATGAAAAAAATGAATATCTAGTGGAAAGATTAGGGAGTTACAACAAGAAACTAACTCCTGGATTAAACTTTATTGTCCCTTTCATTGATCGGGTGGTTTATAAAGAGACAATTCGTGAAAAAGTCATTGATATTCCTCCCCAATCTTGTATTACCAAAGACAATGTTTCTATTACCGTTGATGCGGTAGTTTACTGGCGAATTATGGATATGGAGAAAGCCTACTATAAAGTAGAAAGCTTACAAACAGCTATGGTTAATCTTGTGTTAACGCAAATTCGCTCAGAAATTGGCAAACTCGAACTCGATCAAACGTTCACTGCCAGAACAGAAATTAACGAGATATTATTGCGGGAATTAGACATAGCCACTGATCCCTGGGGAGTGAAAGTGACAAGGGTAGAATTAAGGGATATTATGCCCTCAAAAGCAGTGCAGGATTCTATGGAATTACAGATGGCAGCAGAACGAAAAAAACGGGCTGCTATTCTAACCTCCGAAGGGGAAAGAGATTCAGCTATCAACTCCGCCCAAGGTAAAGCAGAATCGAGAATTTTAGAAGCAGAGGCACAGAAAAAAGCAGAAATCTTACAAGCAGAAGCGGAACGTCAACAACAAATCCTAAAAGCAGAAGCGATCGCCAAAGCCATTGATATTTTAACGGAAAAATTAAAAACCGATCCCAACGCCCGCGAAGCCTTACAATTTTTACTAGCACAAAACTATCTCGATATGGGGATTAAAATTGGTAGTAGTGACAGCAGTAAAGTCATGTTTATGGACCCTCGAAACATTGTTTCTACTTTAGAAGGAGTGCGATCAGTGGTTGGTTTTCAATCGGACGAATATCAACAATTAACCCAAGACTTAGAGAAAATCGATCGTCATTCATCTGAGTAA
- a CDS encoding phosphoketolase family protein — protein MVATPNKPQVEQTPLSPEELRKIHAYWSACNYLAVGMIYLRDNPLLKEPLSENHIKNRLLGHWGSSPGLSFIYIHLNRLIKKYDLNTIYIAGPGHGAPGVLGPVYLEGTYSEIYPDKSQDEEGMKAFFKQFSFPGGIGSHCTPETPGSIHEGGELGYSLSHAYGSVFDNPNLISVAVVGDGEAETGPLATAWHSNKFLNPIRDGAVLPILHLNGYKIANPTILARVSHEELECLFKGYGYKPYFVEGSDPEVMHQKMAATLETVISEIKAIQKEARDSGVAKRPLWPMIVLRSPKGWTGPKEVDGKKTEDFWRSHQVPLSGMHNNPEHLKLLEEWLRSYKPQELFDDTGKLIPELKDLAPTGNRRMSANPHANGGLLRKDLKMPDFRNYAVEVDQPGAVEAENTKRLGVFLRDVMANNMTTFRVFGPDETASNRLTPIYEASKKVWMGEIIDADADGTEITTDGRVMEMLSEHTLQGWLEGYLLTGRHGFFHTYEAFAHVVDSMFNQHAKWLDICKHEVPWRVPIPSLNILLSSTVWRQDHNGFSHQDPGYVDLVTNKSPDVVRVYFPPDANCLLSVADHCLKSKNYVNVIVADKQKHLQYLSMEEAVQHCTKGIGIWEWASNDDCGKEPDEPDVIMASCGDVATRESLAATAILRQEFPHIKVRFINVVDLFKLQPESEHPHGLSDRDFDTLFTTNKPIMFNFHGYPWLIHKLTYRRTNHHNLHVRGYKEKGNINTPLELAINNQIDRFNLVLDVIERVDKLGSAAAYVQQRMKNAIIEHKAYAYENGIDKPEISNWKWPL, from the coding sequence ATGGTTGCTACACCTAATAAACCACAAGTCGAACAAACTCCCTTATCTCCCGAAGAATTGAGAAAAATCCATGCTTATTGGTCTGCTTGTAATTATTTAGCCGTAGGCATGATTTATTTAAGAGATAATCCCTTACTTAAAGAACCCTTAAGCGAAAACCACATTAAAAACCGTTTATTAGGTCATTGGGGATCAAGTCCTGGCTTAAGTTTTATCTATATTCATCTCAATCGCCTCATCAAAAAATACGATTTAAACACGATCTATATTGCCGGTCCTGGTCATGGTGCGCCTGGAGTATTAGGACCTGTTTATTTAGAAGGAACCTATTCAGAAATTTACCCTGATAAAAGCCAAGATGAAGAAGGCATGAAAGCCTTTTTCAAACAATTTTCTTTCCCCGGTGGTATCGGTAGTCATTGCACCCCAGAAACCCCTGGATCAATTCACGAAGGAGGAGAATTAGGCTATAGTTTATCCCACGCTTACGGTTCCGTTTTCGATAACCCGAATCTCATTAGCGTTGCCGTAGTGGGAGATGGAGAAGCAGAAACGGGTCCTCTGGCTACTGCTTGGCATTCTAACAAATTCCTCAACCCGATCCGAGATGGTGCCGTTTTACCCATTTTGCACCTGAATGGTTACAAAATCGCTAATCCTACCATATTAGCCCGTGTCTCTCACGAAGAATTAGAATGTCTCTTTAAAGGGTACGGTTATAAACCCTATTTTGTTGAAGGGTCTGATCCAGAAGTCATGCATCAAAAAATGGCTGCTACCCTCGAAACTGTGATTTCCGAGATCAAAGCCATTCAAAAAGAAGCCCGTGACAGTGGGGTGGCCAAACGCCCCTTATGGCCGATGATTGTGTTACGCTCTCCTAAAGGATGGACCGGACCCAAGGAAGTGGATGGCAAAAAGACCGAAGACTTCTGGCGATCGCACCAAGTCCCCTTATCGGGAATGCACAACAACCCCGAACACCTAAAACTCCTAGAAGAGTGGTTGAGAAGTTATAAACCCCAAGAACTCTTTGACGACACCGGAAAACTCATCCCTGAGTTAAAAGACTTAGCCCCCACTGGAAACCGTCGTATGAGTGCTAATCCCCACGCCAACGGTGGGTTATTGCGAAAAGACTTAAAAATGCCCGATTTTCGCAACTATGCCGTAGAGGTAGACCAGCCTGGCGCAGTGGAAGCAGAAAACACCAAACGGTTAGGAGTCTTTTTACGGGATGTCATGGCCAATAACATGACCACATTCCGTGTCTTTGGCCCCGATGAAACCGCTTCTAACCGCTTAACACCTATTTACGAAGCGAGTAAAAAAGTCTGGATGGGTGAGATCATTGACGCAGACGCAGACGGCACAGAAATCACCACTGATGGCCGAGTCATGGAAATGCTCAGCGAACACACCCTACAAGGGTGGTTAGAAGGCTACTTATTAACCGGTCGTCACGGCTTTTTCCATACTTACGAAGCCTTTGCCCATGTGGTTGATTCGATGTTTAATCAACACGCAAAATGGCTCGATATTTGCAAACATGAAGTCCCTTGGCGTGTTCCTATTCCTTCTTTAAATATTCTTCTGTCTTCAACAGTTTGGCGACAAGATCATAACGGATTTTCTCACCAAGATCCAGGCTATGTGGACTTAGTAACTAATAAAAGTCCTGATGTGGTTCGGGTATATTTTCCCCCGGATGCTAACTGTTTATTATCTGTTGCTGACCACTGTTTAAAAAGCAAAAACTACGTTAATGTCATCGTTGCTGATAAACAGAAACATCTGCAATATTTGAGCATGGAAGAAGCTGTCCAACACTGTACCAAAGGCATTGGTATTTGGGAATGGGCTAGTAACGATGACTGTGGAAAAGAACCAGATGAACCTGATGTAATTATGGCTTCTTGTGGGGATGTTGCTACACGGGAATCCTTAGCAGCAACGGCAATTTTACGGCAGGAATTTCCCCACATAAAAGTCCGTTTTATTAATGTGGTGGACTTGTTTAAATTGCAACCCGAATCAGAACATCCTCACGGTTTATCGGATCGGGATTTTGATACCTTGTTTACTACCAATAAGCCCATCATGTTCAATTTTCATGGCTATCCCTGGTTAATTCATAAGTTAACCTATCGTCGCACGAATCACCATAATCTTCATGTTCGTGGCTACAAAGAAAAGGGGAATATTAATACGCCTTTAGAGTTAGCCATCAATAACCAAATTGATCGCTTTAACTTAGTTTTAGATGTGATTGAACGGGTTGATAAGTTAGGATCAGCAGCAGCTTATGTTCAGCAACGGATGAAAAATGCCATTATTGAACACAAAGCCTATGCTTATGAAAATGGTATCGACAAACCAGAAATCTCTAACTGGAAATGGCCCTTGTAA
- a CDS encoding Uma2 family endonuclease — translation MRTSIRSIGRLLEVYLEAAEIDFWGLGSTTSRVEEGKAGKEPDECYCLVTDRELPDLAIEVIVTSGNIKILEVYRRLGVKEVWLWQDEQLQIYCLENEEYFIQEKSQLLPNLDLNLLCQLINHDNLRLAMKEFRELIVNS, via the coding sequence ATACGAACAAGTATTAGAAGCATTGGTCGATTATTAGAAGTTTACTTAGAAGCAGCAGAAATTGATTTTTGGGGACTGGGTTCGACAACATCACGGGTAGAAGAAGGAAAAGCAGGGAAAGAACCTGATGAATGTTATTGTTTGGTAACAGATAGAGAATTACCTGATCTGGCTATTGAAGTTATTGTTACCAGTGGAAATATTAAAATCTTAGAAGTTTATCGTCGTTTAGGGGTTAAAGAAGTTTGGTTATGGCAAGATGAGCAACTGCAAATTTATTGTTTAGAAAATGAAGAATATTTTATCCAAGAAAAAAGCCAACTTTTACCGAATCTTGACCTTAATTTACTCTGTCAATTGATTAATCATGATAACCTTCGTTTGGCCATGAAAGAATTCAGAGAATTAATCGTAAATAGTTAA
- the gap gene encoding type I glyceraldehyde-3-phosphate dehydrogenase — protein sequence MAKIKVGINGFGRIGRLVFRAGIHNPDFEFVGINDLVPAKNIAYLLKYDSTHGRFKGTVEEREDGIVVDGKFIPCFAIRNPEELPWGQIGVDYVVESTGLFTTHETASKHLTAGAKRVVISAPTKDPEQVNTFVVGVNDDQYDPDKDYIVSNASCTTNCLAPIAKVINDNFGLAEGLMTTVHAMTATQPTVDGPSKKDLRGGRGAAQNIIPASTGAAKAVTLVIPELKGKLTGMALRVPTPDVSVVDLTFKTEKATSYEAICEAMKAAASGELKGVLDYTDEDVVSMDFEGDYHSSIFDAKAGMELNSNFFKVISWYDNEWGYSSRMLDLMKVMQAKEADVMTTV from the coding sequence ATGGCAAAAATAAAAGTGGGTATTAACGGCTTTGGCCGTATTGGTAGATTAGTTTTTAGGGCAGGTATTCATAACCCTGACTTTGAATTTGTCGGCATTAATGATCTGGTTCCTGCCAAGAATATTGCCTATTTACTCAAGTATGATTCTACTCACGGACGTTTTAAAGGAACCGTAGAAGAACGAGAAGATGGTATTGTGGTCGACGGTAAATTCATCCCCTGTTTTGCCATTCGCAACCCCGAAGAATTACCCTGGGGACAAATTGGAGTCGATTATGTGGTAGAGTCCACGGGTTTATTTACCACCCACGAAACCGCTAGTAAACACCTCACAGCTGGAGCGAAACGGGTGGTGATTTCTGCCCCAACTAAAGATCCCGAACAGGTGAATACTTTTGTTGTGGGCGTTAACGACGATCAATACGACCCCGATAAAGATTATATTGTCTCTAATGCCAGTTGTACCACTAACTGTTTAGCCCCCATTGCCAAAGTCATTAACGATAACTTTGGGTTGGCAGAAGGGTTAATGACCACCGTACACGCCATGACAGCCACTCAGCCCACCGTAGACGGGCCTAGTAAGAAAGATTTACGAGGGGGGCGAGGTGCAGCCCAAAATATCATTCCGGCTTCCACAGGGGCAGCTAAAGCGGTGACACTGGTAATCCCTGAATTAAAGGGTAAGTTGACCGGTATGGCCTTACGAGTTCCTACTCCAGATGTTTCTGTGGTTGATTTGACTTTCAAAACCGAAAAAGCCACCAGTTATGAAGCGATTTGTGAAGCGATGAAAGCGGCCGCTTCTGGTGAATTAAAAGGAGTGTTAGATTACACTGATGAAGATGTAGTATCGATGGATTTTGAAGGAGATTATCACTCTAGTATTTTTGATGCGAAAGCGGGTATGGAGTTAAATTCTAACTTCTTTAAAGTTATTTCTTGGTATGACAATGAATGGGGTTATTCTTCCCGGATGTTAGATTTAATGAAAGTGATGCAAGCTAAAGAAGCGGATGTTATGACCACTGTTTAA
- a CDS encoding serine/threonine protein kinase — MFNTDDIIVDKYQLKQRLGNTATGHQTWLAIEQLTQENVTIKLLAFSPQMQWEELKLFEREAEVLQSLKHERIPKYRDYFDLDKDLGGGIAWFGLVQDYIPGSSLQELVDRGKIFTEKETYNIAVEILEILIYLHELNPLVIHRDIKPSNLILGEDNHIYLIDFGAVQAQGAVTGVTFTVVGSSGYAPLEQFWGRAVPASDIYALGATLIHLLTGISPVDLPHKDSQIQFSDKVNIANYFTYWLEKATNISLEKRFSTAKEALESLQKKRTIIQSETFRKKLLQPNYSRFLVTKTDNKLSLYLPPKVTYKMGNTSLFITICIIAAVTLTFFPFSLLVLLFVYQYCKDMRVVFLEKAFKIQRTIFGLTYQSINASNDDIIGVFLYGSSNNHQVKIRTKNRSYIIGENLKEEECAWLAKEIQDWLYYHQ, encoded by the coding sequence ATGTTTAACACTGATGATATTATTGTCGATAAATACCAACTTAAACAAAGATTAGGAAATACAGCAACCGGCCATCAAACTTGGTTAGCCATTGAACAGCTTACACAAGAAAATGTCACCATAAAACTCTTAGCTTTTAGCCCTCAAATGCAATGGGAAGAGTTAAAATTATTTGAAAGAGAGGCAGAAGTATTACAGTCTCTTAAACATGAGAGAATTCCTAAATATAGAGACTATTTTGACTTAGATAAAGACTTAGGGGGTGGTATCGCTTGGTTTGGTTTAGTGCAAGATTATATCCCTGGTTCATCCTTACAAGAATTAGTAGATAGAGGCAAAATTTTTACTGAAAAAGAAACCTATAATATTGCTGTAGAAATTTTAGAAATTTTAATCTATTTACATGAATTAAACCCTTTAGTTATTCATCGAGATATTAAACCCAGTAACTTAATTTTAGGCGAAGATAATCATATTTATTTAATTGATTTTGGTGCAGTTCAAGCACAAGGAGCGGTCACTGGTGTAACCTTTACAGTAGTGGGTAGTAGTGGTTATGCACCCTTAGAACAATTTTGGGGAAGGGCTGTACCGGCTTCAGATATTTACGCATTGGGGGCAACTTTAATTCATTTATTAACAGGAATATCTCCAGTTGATTTACCTCACAAAGACTCCCAAATTCAATTTTCTGATAAAGTTAATATTGCTAATTATTTTACTTATTGGTTAGAAAAAGCGACTAACATTTCTCTAGAAAAAAGATTTTCAACCGCAAAAGAAGCATTAGAAAGTTTACAAAAAAAACGGACAATTATTCAATCAGAAACTTTTCGTAAAAAATTACTGCAACCTAATTATAGTCGTTTCCTGGTTACCAAAACAGACAATAAACTATCTTTATATTTACCTCCCAAAGTGACTTATAAAATGGGAAATACTAGCTTATTTATCACAATTTGTATTATAGCTGCGGTTACTTTAACTTTTTTTCCTTTCTCTCTTTTAGTTTTATTATTTGTTTATCAATATTGTAAAGACATGAGGGTTGTCTTTTTAGAAAAAGCTTTTAAAATTCAGCGTACTATTTTTGGATTAACTTATCAGTCTATTAATGCTTCAAATGACGATATTATTGGGGTTTTCTTATATGGCAGTTCTAATAATCATCAAGTGAAGATTAGAACTAAAAATAGAAGTTATATTATAGGAGAAAATCTCAAAGAAGAAGAATGTGCTTGGTTAGCGAAAGAAATTCAAGATTGGTTATATTATCATCAGTGA
- a CDS encoding serine/threonine protein kinase, giving the protein MFQVGDILCKRYRLLEPLGKTAVGHQTWLADDLFSPIDLYANKKKQLPWLTWFYNINQLFHPNIYEKVTVKLLAFNPQLSWEQFKLFEREARILQGLDHPFIPRYRNYFEVPQELGNGIPWFGLVEDYIPGKSLQDLLEQGERFSEAKIRKIAIKLLKILIYLHELNPPVLHRDIKPSNLILGEDNNIYLIDFGAVQDQNSVTNISFTVVGTSGYTPLEQFWGKAVFSSDLYALGATLIHLLTGISPTDLHNQDYQIEFEDEGKISPALKTWLITLTEIKLSQRHQTAREALQALQTGKTAQKKKLKNNLIQSSKKNELRTKVKLNKTDQSLQIIIPSSKLKLIGKLLKIETNLINNQLNFNQIVPLMTVSGLFLIPFSLIITGMMVKNPSFIMASLEIMGGMSFTTILILLLVYMISSMSSKTHLVFDKEMLKIQEKIFGFEYYQEQESKNNILGIFIHELSHRYNVTLNTRKMIYNLGNKLTEEEALFLTKEIEDWLN; this is encoded by the coding sequence ATGTTTCAGGTTGGGGATATTCTGTGTAAACGTTATCGACTCCTAGAACCTTTAGGAAAAACAGCAGTGGGTCATCAAACTTGGTTAGCAGATGATTTATTTTCTCCCATTGATTTATATGCTAACAAAAAAAAGCAACTCCCTTGGTTAACATGGTTTTATAATATCAATCAGTTATTTCATCCTAATATTTATGAAAAAGTAACGGTTAAATTATTAGCATTTAATCCCCAACTCTCTTGGGAACAATTTAAACTCTTTGAAAGAGAAGCAAGAATTTTACAAGGGTTAGATCATCCGTTTATTCCTCGTTATCGTAACTATTTTGAAGTGCCTCAAGAGCTAGGAAATGGGATTCCTTGGTTTGGCTTAGTAGAGGACTATATACCAGGGAAATCATTACAGGATTTATTAGAACAAGGGGAAAGATTTTCTGAGGCTAAAATTCGTAAAATTGCCATAAAACTTCTCAAGATTTTAATCTATTTACATGAATTAAATCCCCCTGTATTACATCGAGATATTAAACCCAGTAATTTAATTTTAGGGGAAGATAATAACATTTACTTGATTGATTTTGGCGCAGTGCAAGATCAAAATTCAGTTACTAATATTAGCTTTACTGTGGTAGGAACCAGTGGTTATACTCCCTTAGAACAATTTTGGGGTAAAGCGGTTTTTTCTTCTGATTTATACGCATTGGGAGCTACTTTAATTCATCTTCTAACAGGTATTTCTCCCACAGATTTACATAACCAAGATTATCAAATTGAGTTTGAGGACGAAGGAAAGATTAGCCCTGCTTTAAAGACTTGGTTAATAACATTAACTGAAATCAAACTATCTCAACGTCATCAAACTGCACGGGAAGCATTACAAGCTTTACAAACAGGAAAAACAGCACAGAAAAAAAAGCTAAAAAATAATTTAATTCAATCAAGTAAAAAAAATGAATTAAGGACCAAAGTCAAATTAAATAAAACAGACCAATCACTACAAATTATTATCCCCTCATCTAAATTAAAGTTAATTGGTAAATTGTTAAAAATTGAAACAAATTTAATTAACAATCAGTTGAATTTTAACCAAATAGTTCCTTTGATGACTGTTTCTGGACTGTTTTTAATTCCTTTTTCCTTAATTATTACTGGAATGATGGTTAAAAATCCATCATTTATTATGGCATCTTTAGAAATTATGGGAGGTATGAGTTTTACAACTATTTTAATACTACTATTAGTTTATATGATTAGTAGCATGAGTTCAAAAACTCATTTAGTTTTTGACAAAGAAATGTTAAAAATCCAAGAAAAGATATTTGGCTTTGAGTATTATCAAGAACAAGAATCAAAAAATAACATTCTAGGGATTTTTATTCATGAATTAAGCCATCGTTATAATGTTACTCTTAATACAAGAAAAATGATTTATAATTTAGGTAATAAATTAACAGAAGAAGAGGCACTTTTTTTAACAAAGGAAATTGAAGATTGGTTAAATTAG
- the bioU gene encoding (S)-8-amino-7-oxononanoate synthase BioU — MSSHQTMKVGILGFGGLGQAATKVLAPKQEMTWVAAADLKGYAYCETGLNPQTAIATYGQQGSIGYLDPYGTLSNHSIKDLLETAKVDGYFLALPNLPNTFMADVARQFIASGWKGVLVDALKRTSAVEQLLQLQGDLQAAGITYMTGCGATPGLLTAAAAVAAQSYHEVHSVKITFGVGIANWEAYRATIREDIAHLPGFTVDKAKAMSDAEVEAFLDQTKGILTLENMEHADDIMLELAGICSRDRVTVGGVVDTRNPKKPLSTNVQITGRTFEGKISTHTFTLGDETSMAANVCGPAFGYLKAGLSLHRRGIHGLFTAAEIMPHFVR, encoded by the coding sequence ATGAGTAGTCATCAGACCATGAAAGTCGGTATATTAGGCTTCGGGGGACTCGGACAAGCCGCCACCAAAGTTCTCGCCCCAAAACAAGAAATGACCTGGGTTGCAGCAGCCGATCTCAAAGGTTATGCTTACTGTGAGACAGGATTAAACCCTCAAACGGCGATCGCTACTTATGGCCAACAGGGATCGATCGGATATTTAGACCCCTACGGAACCCTTAGCAACCATAGTATCAAAGACCTCTTGGAAACGGCCAAGGTAGATGGTTATTTTTTAGCCCTTCCTAACCTTCCTAACACCTTCATGGCCGATGTCGCTAGACAGTTTATCGCCTCTGGATGGAAAGGGGTGTTAGTAGATGCCCTCAAGCGTACCAGTGCGGTTGAACAACTGCTACAACTGCAAGGGGACTTACAGGCGGCCGGTATCACCTACATGACTGGTTGTGGTGCAACCCCTGGCTTATTAACGGCTGCTGCTGCGGTTGCTGCCCAAAGTTATCATGAAGTCCACAGTGTTAAAATTACCTTTGGAGTCGGTATTGCCAACTGGGAAGCTTATCGCGCTACCATTAGAGAGGATATTGCCCATTTACCAGGGTTTACCGTGGATAAGGCTAAAGCCATGAGTGATGCTGAGGTAGAAGCCTTCCTTGATCAAACCAAGGGCATTCTTACCCTCGAAAATATGGAACACGCTGACGATATCATGTTAGAGTTGGCTGGTATTTGTTCCCGCGATCGCGTTACCGTTGGGGGTGTAGTAGATACTCGCAACCCGAAAAAACCGTTAAGTACAAATGTTCAAATCACAGGACGCACCTTTGAAGGAAAAATTTCTACCCATACTTTTACCTTAGGGGATGAAACTAGCATGGCGGCAAATGTCTGCGGGCCGGCTTTTGGTTATCTTAAAGCAGGGTTATCCTTGCATCGTCGTGGTATTCATGGGTTGTTTACCGCAGCAGAAATAATGCCTCACTTTGTTAGATAA
- a CDS encoding PEP-CTERM sorting domain-containing protein — MKYFAPHTVVALGTILAGSFGFSDLAEATSFYLGNGLNVPEVGSFFSYTKDGIGLTTTGILDNGNGRNVYRSLLGSGVTKEVLFDGDDNQIDGVGPDETLVLTFNQVVNLVSVTFSRVGDNDDFKLFVDGNQFIAADIPGGNFLDLDISNFIFNPSPTGTKFGFTVIDKKDDYLVKYVEVNAVPEPLTILGAGTAIAFGTSFKRKLGKAKNK, encoded by the coding sequence ATGAAATATTTTGCACCCCATACAGTTGTTGCTTTAGGGACTATTTTAGCAGGGAGTTTTGGATTTTCTGATTTGGCTGAAGCAACCAGCTTTTATCTAGGTAATGGACTCAATGTGCCAGAAGTTGGCTCTTTCTTTAGCTATACTAAGGACGGCATTGGACTAACTACAACAGGAATCTTAGATAATGGTAATGGTCGTAATGTTTATCGTAGTTTGTTAGGTTCAGGAGTAACAAAGGAAGTTCTCTTCGATGGTGACGACAATCAAATTGATGGTGTCGGACCTGACGAAACCCTCGTCTTAACCTTTAATCAAGTTGTTAATCTAGTATCTGTTACCTTTAGTCGTGTAGGAGACAATGATGATTTTAAATTATTCGTAGATGGGAATCAGTTCATTGCTGCTGATATTCCTGGGGGAAATTTCTTAGACCTTGACATCAGTAATTTTATTTTTAATCCCAGTCCTACAGGTACAAAGTTCGGGTTTACTGTTATCGACAAGAAGGACGACTATCTGGTTAAGTACGTCGAAGTCAATGCCGTTCCCGAACCTTTAACTATTCTTGGGGCCGGAACAGCGATCGCTTTTGGAACAAGTTTCAAACGTAAATTAGGGAAAGCTAAGAACAAATAA